One Serratia liquefaciens genomic window, CCTGGAAATCAACTTCCGTCAGTCGACCATTTTGGGGCTGGTGGGGGCGGGCGGTATCGGCCAGGAGCTGATGACCAATATCAAACTCGATCGCTATGACCAGGTCAGCATGACGCTGCTGCTGATTATTCTGGTGGTTTCGCTGCTGGATTATGCCTCAGGCGAACTGCGTAAACGGGTCGTGGAGGGGAAAAAATGATCACGGGACCAACGCTCACGGCGGAAGGGATGCAGGCGCTCAAGCAGCAGCATCCGGAGATATTCTCGCAGCAGCGCCGCTACCTGCGCACCGTCGGCATTATCGCGGTAGCGATCGCGCTGTATTACCTGTTCTTCTTCCAGTTTTTCGGCATCTCCTGGCCGCAGTTCGTTAACGGGTGCCATCAGCTTGGCCGCTATTTTATGCGCATGTTCGTCTGGCATGATTTCGTCAACTGGCCGTTCATGTACTATTTCCAGCAGATTTTCATCACCATCGGCATCGTGTTTGCCGGAACCATTACCGCTTCGTTGATCGCCTTGCCGCTGTCGTTTTTCGCTGCGCGCAACGTGATGTCAACGCCGCTGTTGCGGCCCATATCGGTGGTGGTACGGCGGTTTTTAGATATTTTTCGCGGCATCGATATGGCGATCTGGGGGCTTATTTTTGTCCGCGCGGTTGGCATGGGGCCGCTGGCCGGGGTGCTGGCGATCGTGATGCAGGACGTTGGGCTGCTGGGCAAACTGTATGCGGAAGGGCACGAGGCGGTCGATAAATCCCCGAGCCGTGGCCTGACGGCCGTGGGGGCCAACGGTCTGCAAAAGCACCGCTACGGCATCTTCACCCAGTCCTTCCCGACCTTTCTGGCGTTAAGCCTCTACCAGATTGAATCCAACACCCGCTCGGCGGCGGTGCTGGGCTTTGTGGGGGCCGGCGGCATAGGGTTGGTGTATGCGGAAAACATGCGGCTGTGGAATTGGGACGTCGTGATGTTTATCACGCTGATTCTGGTGGTCGTGGTGATGATCATGGATAAGGTGTCGTCGATTCTGCGCAATAAATACATTATCGGCGAAGACATTCCGTTGTATCAGCAGAAAAGCCAAATCGATTAATAACCGACGCTGTTCCACAGGCGGTTGGGCATATTCGGCTTCTGATGCTGCGTTATCCCCTGACAGGATTAACGCAGCATATAAATAGCCAGGTAATTATGATTAAGGCGCAATATCACCGTTGCGCCTTGTTATTTTTATGGGATTTATCCCCCCCCCTCGATGTTTGATGTGTTGTGTGGTACTTCAGTAATCGCTATCAGTTAGTGCATAAGCGCATTCTTAATTATTTTATCCAGGTCTGTTAGAGGACAAAATAACCTTGAGGAATGCAGGATGCCAACTATCACTAAATCAAAATCACTTTATACTTTGACGCGACCCGTTTGGTTAGATGCGGCGGGCATGAGCAAAGGGATCGACCACGATCGTCAACATCTGGGGATTATTCTCGCCGCCGGTCAAGTGGTGCGAGTTCGCCAGACCAATGCGGCCTTTAGCGGCAAGCTGAAGCTGCGCTTGCTGAATGACGACAGCAAAACCGAGGCCGAATTCACCATCGGCAGCAGTTGGGTTGAGGCCAGCGTGAAGGCCGTATCCGTGCCGTTTATCGACACGCCTTATGTGGCTGGGGCGCCCGTCGTGGAGGTTGAGTACCCGGACACGTCGAAAATTTTGCCGGTCTACCGTAAAGGCGAAAACGAAACGGCGTTCTTCGCCCGCTGGGATAATCAGGATGCTGAATTTGCGTTTGTCGAGTCCAACTACGCAGCGCTGCTGGTGCCAAAAATCAGCAAAAAAGAGCTGAAGGCGCTGGGCGAAGCTAAAAATATCGACGGTCTGATCGCCTATTACGATCGCATTTTCACTTTCTATAATGCGCTGGCGGGGGTGTCATTCGAGGCCGAGCATGATTCTGATCTCAATATAAAAAACCGCTATTTTATTAAAGCCGACAAAAATGGCGCCGGAGCGGCTTATTACGGTGGCCGTTGGACAGCGGAAAGCAGTAATTCTGTCAGCAGTTTCTGGCTGACCCCGAAAGACAATAACTGGGGAAGCCTGCATGAAATTGCCCATGGGTATCAGGGTCATTTTATGGGCGATAAAAACTTCGCTACCGGTGAGATGTGGAACAATATCTATGCTGCCTGTTATCAGGATGTGATGCTGGGGGCGCGCAAATATCAGGAAGGCTGGTTGTATGCGCATGGCGATATGGCCGGCGTGGAGAAGGTCATTGTCGATTTTATCGCCAAAGCTACTCCGCTTAACCAATGGGACCTGCGTTCCAAACTCTATTTTGCCGTTCTGATGGTGGATAAGGCGGGCAAAAATGCCTTCACCCACTTCAACCAGCAATACCGTAAAAGTTGCAATACCCCGGGCTTTGTTCCTTCCGAACATGCGCTGCTGGATATGCTGAGCGAAAGCTTTGCGGTCTCCGGCGGGCAAGTTGACGTTACGCCATTTATCCAACTGGTTGGCGGCTACGTCACGCCAGACCAGCAGAAGCGTAATGCCTTTAGCCATGCGAAAGCGGTTTATCCTCTCTATCAATTGGTTGCGGCGCAGGATCTTGAAACGGTGAAAACACAGTTGAAGCTGGACTCTACCCTGCGTCTGGTGGATTCAGCCCAGTTGAAGGCCACCGGCCTGAAAGGCAACGTTGCCCTGAGCTTTGACATTGACGATTTCGCCCAAATTTACGGCGAAGACCTGATCCTGCTGGAAGGGGCCCGTTACGTTCGCACAGTGCGGATTAGCAGCCCAACAATGGTGTTGAAAGATCTGCCGATTGGCGTTTATACCCTGCGGCTGCCTACCGGTAAAGACCGCAAGTATCAGTTGGCCCAGGGGTACCTGGTGCTGAAACAGGGTGATAACGCGCTGAAGCTCGGCTTCGTTAAAAAAGCCGCGTCGCCGATCGTCTCGCAGGAAATTAACCTGTTGGGGCTGAGCGATGCCGTTTTCGCCACGGTTGTGGCCGATCATGGCAGGGGCAAAGTGGTGATTGACGTTACCAGCAAGGAGCCGCACTCTTATTTCCCCGGTGAGACCTATGCCAAAATCACCCTGCGCAATGCACAAAATGCGGTGCTCTTCAGCAAGGATATCCAGGGTACCGCCGCAAGCCTGAGCCATGACGAGTTGCCTCTTGCCGTTGGCGACAAAATTGAAATTTATCATGTGGAACCGGGACGCGTACGGGTGACCCCGGCCTCTCCAGATATCATTGATGTAAAGAATAAAACCAATCTGTTGTCGATCACCCGGGCCGGGTTGAAAAACGAAGCGCTGTCAGGCAGTCCTGAGGCGGCTCTGTTGGTGCGGCTTGAGGAAGCCGTTCAGCGTTTGCGCGGCTACCGTCAGGCGTATTTAGCGCCGTTCAGTGAGTTTAAAGACGATATCTATCTGGCGATCAATACCTTCGACAGTCCGCAGCGCGAGCAGTTATGGGCAAGCTATCAGGACTGTATTCCGGCTCACAATAGCCGGCCGGGAGACCACCTGGGCAATGCCTTTACCCTTGCCGGCAAAGGCATTGGCGATCGTCAGTTCCTGACCGGTACGGTCGATTTGGTGAAGAAAACTTGCACCCTGTCGATTGAGGCGGGGATTGCACATCATTACTTCACGGATGTTTACGCGGCCGTTAGCTACACGGATGCGGAAGGAAACGTACTGTATAGCGATGAGGTAGTGGGTAACCAGGAGCAACGGGCTCGTTCGGTGGTGTTGCCCATTTCAGGCTACGGCGGCGAGGTGATTCAACTGCGGCATGAGGAACCGGATAACCGTCTGATTATCACCAACGAGATGCAGCATGTCCGTCTGGCTGAAAAGGGCAAGCAGCAGAGCTATTGCCTCACGTCGGTGGGGTTGGAGCGGATGACTGAATAACCTGTAGCAAGCTGGTTAATGGCGCCGGGTTGATTGCCCGGCGCCATTTTAGTTTAAGAGCCCAAAGGCCAAATCGATTGAGAAACCCCGCACTGATCCTTATACTGCCGCACATATTCAAGGCGTGCGGCACTCATTTCATTTAACAACGCGAGCACGCCTTCCGGTTTACAAGCTAAAGGCAATTCTATGATCAACAATGACGTGCTGCGCAGCGTGCGCTACATGCTGGGTATTAACGACGCGAAAATGGTCGAGATTATCAAACTGGATAATTTTGACGTTGCGGTCTCGGCGATGGGCACTTACGTCATCAAAGAAGGTGAGCCAGGTTTCGAGAAGTGCCCGGACGAAGTGATGGCTCACTTCCTGAACGGTCTGGTGTTTTTCAAGCGCGGCAAGGACGACAAGTTCCCGGCGCCGGAAGTGGAACTGCCGATCACTAACAACCTGGTGTTGAAAAAGCTGCGCGTAGCGTTCGAGTTGAAAGATACCGACATGCATCAGATTTTCACCGCTGTTGATTTCCGCATTTCCAAGCCGGAGCTGAGTGCGCTGTTCCGCAAAGAAGGCACCAAAAACTTCCGTCCGTGCGGCGATCAGATGCTGCGTTATTTCCTCAAAGGGTTGGCGCAACGCCTGCGTGGCGCATAAATTACGCCACCATTGATGAAACCCGCTTCTCAACGCCAACATCTTGTTGGCGTTGTTATTTCTGCGATCTAAACCAATATCAAGCCTGGCTTTTATTCAGCCCTTAAAAACGACTCCAATTCTCAGCGTCATCATCGGCAACCGCTGGTCCTTTCGGTGCGGTAATCACCTGCGGCCGGACATTAATCGCGGCGGGCGCGGACGTGGAGAGTTTGAAAACGGCGACGGTTTGGTTCAGGTGATTGGCCTGATCTTCCAGCGCACTGGCGGCAGAGGCCGATTGTTCAACCAGCGCGGCGTTCTGCTGAGTCACCTTATCCATTTCGTTAACCGCTTGCGCAATCTGAGCGATGCCACGGCTTTGCTCTTCTGAAGCGCTTGAGATCTCCTGCATGGTTTCCGTCACCTGACCGATGGCGGTAACAATCTCCGTCATGGCGCCGTTAACGTTCTCCACCAGATCGTTGCCCTGACTGACGCGCAGCACCGACGTATCAATCAGCGTTTTAATCTCTTTGGCAGCCTGAGCGCTGCGCTGTGCAAGGTTGCGAACCTCACCGGCGACCACGGCAAAGCCACGGCCTTGTTCACCCGCACGCGCGGCTTCCACCGCCGCATTCAAGGCCAAAATATTGGTCTGGAAGGCGATGCCGTCGATGACGCTGGTGATATCACCAATTTTACGTGAGCTGTCGGCGATATCGCTCATGGTGACGACCATTTTACGCGTAATCTCACCGCCGTTGATGGCACTTTGCGAAGCGCTTTTCACTAACGAGGTAGCTGCACCGGCGCTCTCTGCGTTGTTTTTCACCGTAGCCGACAGTTGCTCCATGCTGGCCGCCGTTTCTTCCAGTGAGCTTGCCTGTTCTTCCGTGCGGCTTGAAAGGTCGTTGTTGCCCGCGGCAATTTCCTGCACGCCGGTATAAATATTTTGCGTGCCTGCACGGACGGCGCTGACGGTATTAGCCAGCTCATCGCGCATATTGCAAAGACCTTGCATCAGCTTGCCAATTTCATTATTCCCATTGGCATTAATTTCAATCGATAAATTTCCGTGTGCTATTTCTGCTTGATGGTCGATAATCTGATTTATTTTGTTTATCACATGTTTTCTGATCCAGACCAATACCGCGCCAGTCAGCAAGATAAAGATAAAAATAAACGTCAGCGATAAAGGCACCATTTGGCGATAGCTGGCCTGGGCCGCAGCGGCCGCAGGCGTAA contains:
- the phnE gene encoding phosphonate ABC transporter, permease protein PhnE gives rise to the protein MITGPTLTAEGMQALKQQHPEIFSQQRRYLRTVGIIAVAIALYYLFFFQFFGISWPQFVNGCHQLGRYFMRMFVWHDFVNWPFMYYFQQIFITIGIVFAGTITASLIALPLSFFAARNVMSTPLLRPISVVVRRFLDIFRGIDMAIWGLIFVRAVGMGPLAGVLAIVMQDVGLLGKLYAEGHEAVDKSPSRGLTAVGANGLQKHRYGIFTQSFPTFLALSLYQIESNTRSAAVLGFVGAGGIGLVYAENMRLWNWDVVMFITLILVVVVMIMDKVSSILRNKYIIGEDIPLYQQKSQID
- a CDS encoding putative mucin/carbohydrate-binding domain-containing protein translates to MPTITKSKSLYTLTRPVWLDAAGMSKGIDHDRQHLGIILAAGQVVRVRQTNAAFSGKLKLRLLNDDSKTEAEFTIGSSWVEASVKAVSVPFIDTPYVAGAPVVEVEYPDTSKILPVYRKGENETAFFARWDNQDAEFAFVESNYAALLVPKISKKELKALGEAKNIDGLIAYYDRIFTFYNALAGVSFEAEHDSDLNIKNRYFIKADKNGAGAAYYGGRWTAESSNSVSSFWLTPKDNNWGSLHEIAHGYQGHFMGDKNFATGEMWNNIYAACYQDVMLGARKYQEGWLYAHGDMAGVEKVIVDFIAKATPLNQWDLRSKLYFAVLMVDKAGKNAFTHFNQQYRKSCNTPGFVPSEHALLDMLSESFAVSGGQVDVTPFIQLVGGYVTPDQQKRNAFSHAKAVYPLYQLVAAQDLETVKTQLKLDSTLRLVDSAQLKATGLKGNVALSFDIDDFAQIYGEDLILLEGARYVRTVRISSPTMVLKDLPIGVYTLRLPTGKDRKYQLAQGYLVLKQGDNALKLGFVKKAASPIVSQEINLLGLSDAVFATVVADHGRGKVVIDVTSKEPHSYFPGETYAKITLRNAQNAVLFSKDIQGTAASLSHDELPLAVGDKIEIYHVEPGRVRVTPASPDIIDVKNKTNLLSITRAGLKNEALSGSPEAALLVRLEEAVQRLRGYRQAYLAPFSEFKDDIYLAINTFDSPQREQLWASYQDCIPAHNSRPGDHLGNAFTLAGKGIGDRQFLTGTVDLVKKTCTLSIEAGIAHHYFTDVYAAVSYTDAEGNVLYSDEVVGNQEQRARSVVLPISGYGGEVIQLRHEEPDNRLIITNEMQHVRLAEKGKQQSYCLTSVGLERMTE
- a CDS encoding DUF1456 family protein — its product is MINNDVLRSVRYMLGINDAKMVEIIKLDNFDVAVSAMGTYVIKEGEPGFEKCPDEVMAHFLNGLVFFKRGKDDKFPAPEVELPITNNLVLKKLRVAFELKDTDMHQIFTAVDFRISKPELSALFRKEGTKNFRPCGDQMLRYFLKGLAQRLRGA
- a CDS encoding methyl-accepting chemotaxis protein, which translates into the protein MFERLKISHGLMGILTLFCIIQIFSGAWSILDASGTNTRLTQISSGFNQIMAMDNAYASVTEIREEVLKDALMLSTQPQSNEAKKSLGELRQRLVDVDKLMEKFYQLSLADQDEQARTNNVKTLYEKARGDLLKLIVSLEDGDIPRFQSIMHNSSATHFMSALDDTSAYVANDIITPAAAAAQASYRQMVPLSLTFIFIFILLTGAVLVWIRKHVINKINQIIDHQAEIAHGNLSIEINANGNNEIGKLMQGLCNMRDELANTVSAVRAGTQNIYTGVQEIAAGNNDLSSRTEEQASSLEETAASMEQLSATVKNNAESAGAATSLVKSASQSAINGGEITRKMVVTMSDIADSSRKIGDITSVIDGIAFQTNILALNAAVEAARAGEQGRGFAVVAGEVRNLAQRSAQAAKEIKTLIDTSVLRVSQGNDLVENVNGAMTEIVTAIGQVTETMQEISSASEEQSRGIAQIAQAVNEMDKVTQQNAALVEQSASAASALEDQANHLNQTVAVFKLSTSAPAAINVRPQVITAPKGPAVADDDAENWSRF